The DNA window gagctgcagggagcctGGCCTTGGCTGCGGGACATCGTGGGGACCGGGGGATGTTGGGGGGACATCCCCAGACAGGGGACATGGTGTCACTGCAGTAAACACGTCCCACCCGctggtgtccctgtgtcctgcgGCCTCGGGGGCACTGCCTTGTACCCACTGCTCAGCCCGGgccctctgagcccccccatccctggggacagcgGGCGGGGGGTGGCACAGCGGGCAGGGGTGGTGACACGGAGCCCAATTCCCTCCCAGTTCCCGTTGGGAATAAGAGCCGGGACAGCGGAGCCAGCACTGGGTTTACTGGGGAGCGGGGACAGGCAGGAGGGGGGGACACGCCCGGGACCCTCCTCGGTCACGCGGTGCTGGGGGGTGACAAGCGGGGGGTCCGGGACCCCCATGGCAGCGTCCGTCGGTGCTGTGGTGCCTGgagaggggacacggggagggggggctgtGATAGGACCCCCtatgtccctgtgtccccatcccaggaggTTCTTCGGCCATGTCCCCATCCGGGGGGGTTCTCCATCTGTGTCCCCACGTCCCCACCTCAGGGGATTTCTCCAGgtgtgtcccctgtccccatcccagagAGTTCTCCTGcccatgtccctgtcccagggggTGTCCCGACGTCCCCATGCCGGGGGGTTCTCGGGTGTGTTCCCATCCTGGGTGTTCTCCCAGTCATGTCCCTGTCCCGtggtgtccccctgtccccatcccagggtgTTCTCCAGGTGTATTCCCATGACACCATCCCAGCGGGTTCTCGGGTatgtccctgtcccagggtgtccctgggggtgtccccagggctgtccccatACCCACCTATGCCGGCAGCCCCCGGGAGAAGGCGAACATTCCGGGCAGGTACAGCGCGTCCCCTCCCTTCCCGGCCTCCTCCACCGCCCGGCACTCGGCCTCATCCCGCTGCCGGATCTCCTGTGGGCACAGCACGGGCTGGCACCGgccggggggcacggggggacactgggggacactggggggacagggggcacCTCACCTTGGCCGCCAGGTGATGGGCGGGGCCGCAGTTGTGGTACTTGTCCAGCACCTTGGGGACGTCGCCGGTGTCGAACTTGTAGCAGGCCAGGCAGGTCGGCTTCCGCTGGGGACACGGAGGGATGTCACCCTCCCCAGGCCGTGCCAGCCCCTGGCACCCACCACTGTCCCCTCCGTCCCACCCTGGCACCCGCAGCAGTGCGGTGGGGGGAACGGGGAGCCCGGGGGACGTCCAGGGACTGTGTCACACCCAGGATGGGGCCCAAGGGAAGGGACACCCTGGGATGTGCCCTAAGGGAGGGGGGACACTCCAGCACACGGCTCAGGGAATGGGGACACCCCAGGATGTGTCCCAGGGGACGGGGAATGTTGCCCAAGGGAGGGGGACACCTTGGAATGTGCCCTAAGGGAGGTGGGGGGACACCTGGGATGTGACCCAGGGGAGATGGGGACACTCGCGGGACGTGGCCCAAgggagggggggacaccccagggTGTGGGACAGGCACCGAGGGATGGGAACACCCCGGGATGTGCGTCGGGGAAGGGGGGCTGCCCCAGGCCGTGCCCCCTCACCCGGTTCTCCACCACGCGGCACTGGCGCTGCGGGCCCCGCTTGCGGCACGACGTCTGCGCCAGGCCCAGCCGGAGCTGCACGAACGTCCCCGAGGGATCCTCCTGCGGGAACGCGGGCGGGAGCGCGTGGCAgggaccccaaaccccacagcctGCCAGGGGAATCCAGCCCCCGCAGGAATCCCAAACCCTGGGAGCAACCCAAAGCCCCCAGAGGGACCCCAAGTGCCAGGAGGGACCCTGAGCCCCAGAGATCCCAACccctgggagggaccccaaacTCCAAAGGGACCCTGAATGCTGCAGACTCCCAGGAAAATCCAGTCCCAGGAATGACCCCAGGGTGGGTGAGTGGCCCAAAGGGGGGGTGCCCAGAGCTCCTGGCTCTTCCTGGACGTGAGTGGTGCTCCAGGGGCAGCGGGATGGACCCGGATCCATTAATGAGTAACCGAGCTCAGCCAGGCCCAGCCAGCGGGGCCGATCCCGGGCACTCCAGGACACCCTGGCACCCACTGCCCACCTGTTCCCTCTGGGACACCTCACCCCACTGCCCTGACCCTCTCATCATTCCCATGGCCATCCTGGATCCCAGTCCTGAACCCTGAATCCTGAAATCCTGGTGCTCATCCCCACCCACCTCCCACTCCCTTGGGGACACTCCAACCCCTTCCCCATTCCCTCTGGGACACCCCAACACCCTCCCCATTCCCACGGCCATCCTGGATCCTTAACCCTAAATCCCGATCCCAAATCCCATTGCTCACCCCCTCAGTGATCCTCTCCACCACCTGCTCCCTCCGGGGCACCCCAGGACACAACAACACCCTCCCTGTTCCTGTGGCCATCCCAAATCCTGAATCCCAGATCCTGAATCCTGTTACTCACCTGCTCGATGATCCTCTCCACCGACTGCTCCGTCCAGGACACCCCAAATACCTCCCCATTCCCTCTGGGACACCCCAACCCTCTCCCCATTCCTTCTAGGACATCCCAACTGTGTCCCCAATGCTCTCACCATTCCTTCCAGGACATCCCAACTGTGTCCCCAACCCTCTCCGTGTTCCTTCCAGGACATCCCAACTGTGTCCCCAACCCTCTCCGTGTTCCTTCCAGGacatcccagctgtgtccccaaCCCTCTCCCTGTTCCTTACAGGacatcccagctgtgtccccaaCCCTCTCCTTGTTCCTTACAGGACATCCCAGCCGTGTCCCCAACCCTCTCCCCATTCCTTCCAGGACATCCCAACTGTGTCCCCAACCCTCTCCCCATTCCTTCCAGGACATCCCAACTGTGTCCCCAACCCTCTCCCAGTTCCTGTGGCCACCCTGAGCCCCAGATCCTAATTCCAATCCCTGCTCCCCCATTCCATGACGCCCCCAGCCGCCTGCTCCCTCCCGGACACTCCgtccccctccccgctccctcTGGGACACTCGaaccccctccccgccccctccccgtTCCCGTGGCcatcccggccccgctcccggtcCCGCTGCGATCCCGCGCTCACCCTCTCGATGACCCCGTCCAGCTCCCTCTCCCTGAAGAGGAAATGCACGTTGCTGCGCCCGTGGAAATATTCCAGCACGTCCCGGACCACGCGCCGCTGGAGCGGGGACTGCCCCGCGGCCACCGCGGCCACCGCCAGGGCCAGCGGCAGCCACAGGGACACCGGGAGCCTCATCCCGCCGGGAATGGCCTCACGGAGCCGCCGGCCGCTGGCGTCGGGCTGGCATGAGCCGATTTCCTGGGATCTGCCCCCAAATCCGCCCCCGGGACGGCCCCGCGAGTGACcgggaggaggggctgggatgggatggggggagaGACCCCGGGAATGGCGGCGGGGCCCGCGGGAATCACGGCCCGCCCTCGGGAATGGGCTCCTGCCCACGGGAACGGCTCCCGCTCCCCAGGAACAAACTCCTGCACCCCCGGGAATGGGCTTCGGCGCCCCGGGAACAAACTCCGGCTCCCGGGAATGGCGTCACGCTGGGAATGACATCCCGGGAACCAACTCCAGCCCTCTGGAATGGCCTCATATCCCACTGGGAATGACGTCCTGCCCCCGGGAACAACCTCCTGAGCCCCAGAAATAGCTTCACGTCCCACTGGGAATGGCGTCCTGCCCCCGGGAACAAACTCCTGCCCCCGGGAATGGGCTCCACCCCCTGGGAACAGGCTCCTGCCCCCCGGGAATGGATTCATGTCCCATTGGGAATGACACTGTGCCCCTGGGAATGTCTCCTGCCCCCAGGAACGGGCTCCTGAACACCGGGAACGGGCACCAGCCCACTGGGAATgggctcctgcccctgggaACAACGTTCTGCTCCCTGGGAATGTCATCGCATCCTGCTGGGAATGACATCCTGCCCCCGGGAACAGACTCCTGCTACCGAGCATAGACTCCTGGCCGCTGGGAATGGTGTCATGTCCCTGGGAATGAGCTTCTTCCCCTGGGAACGGGATCGTGCTCCCGGGAACAGCCCCTGAACCCCAGGAATGGGCTCCTGCCCCCTGGGAATGGCACAATGCCCCTGGGAATGTGTTCCTGCCGGCAGGAATGGGCTCCCCGGGAACTACCTGCTGTCCCCCGGGAACGGTATCCCGTCCCTGGGAACAACCTCCTGCCTCCGGGAATGGGCTCCAACCCCCCGGGAATGGGCTCCAGCCCCCCGGGAATGGCTCCTGCCCCCCGGGAATGGCTCCTGCCCCCGTCCCAAGTGTCCTTGTCCTGGATGTCccctcctgggagcaggaacGGGGGGATGATGAACGCCAGGAGATGGGGGGGCACCAGGAGAGACAGGGGGGGTGTCGAGgtgggggacacagaggggacTGGGGAACACTGGGAGGACATGGAGAGGCTGAAGGGGTGCGGGGAAGGGAtaggggggacacggggggacacagggggacacggggtgggcaccggggggagcggggggcactggggggtcTGGGGAGTCGTGGGGAGACACCGGGGGACACAGGGAGGCACAGAGGAGTCACTGGGGAGTCACTGGGGGACAATGGGGGGCACCAGGCGGGcactggggggctctgggggaaCACTGGAATTACTGGGGGTTACTGAGGGGGGCACTGGAGGACCActgggggtgacactgggggtgacactgggtgacactggggggtactggagggcactgggggtgACACTGGGTGACACTGGAAGCgacactggggggcactgggggagcACTGGAGGTGacactgggggggcactgggggtgacactgggggtgacactggggggcactgggggcactggggggcactgggggtgacactggggggaactgggggtgATACTGGGTgacactggggggcactggggggtactggagggcactgggggtgACACTGGGTGACACTGGAAGCgacactggggggcactgggggtgacactgggggtgacactggggggcactgggggcactgagGGTGACACTGGGTgacactggggggcactggggggcactgggggtgacactggggggcactgggggcactgggggtcactgggggtgACACggggggtgacactggggggcactggggggcactgggggtgacactggggggcactgtggg is part of the Chiroxiphia lanceolata isolate bChiLan1 chromosome 1, bChiLan1.pri, whole genome shotgun sequence genome and encodes:
- the RARRES2 gene encoding retinoic acid receptor responder protein 2 encodes the protein MRLPVSLWLPLALAVAAVAAGQSPLQRRVVRDVLEYFHGRSNVHFLFRERELDGVIEREDPSGTFVQLRLGLAQTSCRKRGPQRQCRVVENRRKPTCLACYKFDTGDVPKVLDKYHNCGPAHHLAAKEIRQRDEAECRAVEEAGKGGDALYLPGMFAFSRGLPA